One part of the Archaeoglobaceae archaeon genome encodes these proteins:
- the purM gene encoding phosphoribosylformylglycinamidine cyclo-ligase produces MKFDYAKAGVDISKAEKAISSLTSIVKYTRKGFGEPILVSHYAGVVDLGEYGVAITTDGVGTKILVGIAMKKFDTLGIDCVAVNVNDLLAIGAEPLAMVDYIAMQKIDENIVAEIAKGLEEGCRIANITLVGGETATLPEMINGFDLAGTAIGVVKKDRIITGKAVKPGDVIMALPSSGIHCNGLTLARKVIEANGLSYFDKFGNKTIGEELLTPAKIYMEVLEIVKTCEVHGLAHITGGAFRKLKRLRKDVKYVIDSPLKPQEIFRFIQKLGNVDELEMYRTFNMGMGFLVIVPEDQVSCVEKFGARRVGYIEEGEGVFVKDLRLD; encoded by the coding sequence ATGAAGTTCGATTACGCTAAAGCAGGAGTTGATATAAGCAAAGCTGAAAAAGCGATAAGCTCCTTGACAAGCATAGTCAAATACACGAGAAAGGGCTTCGGAGAACCTATTCTCGTATCGCATTACGCTGGAGTTGTCGATTTGGGTGAATACGGTGTTGCAATAACCACAGATGGTGTTGGCACGAAGATACTTGTGGGGATTGCGATGAAAAAGTTCGACACTCTCGGCATTGACTGCGTTGCAGTGAATGTGAATGATTTACTTGCAATCGGTGCAGAGCCACTGGCAATGGTAGACTACATTGCAATGCAAAAAATTGACGAAAACATCGTTGCAGAAATTGCTAAAGGGCTTGAGGAGGGCTGTAGAATTGCTAATATAACCCTTGTTGGCGGAGAAACTGCGACGCTACCTGAGATGATCAATGGCTTCGATTTGGCGGGGACAGCAATCGGAGTTGTTAAAAAGGATCGAATAATAACAGGCAAGGCAGTAAAGCCTGGCGACGTTATTATGGCTCTTCCGAGCTCCGGGATTCATTGCAATGGTCTTACTTTGGCAAGAAAAGTTATTGAGGCGAATGGGCTTAGTTATTTCGACAAATTCGGGAATAAGACTATTGGGGAGGAATTATTGACGCCCGCAAAGATCTACATGGAAGTTCTCGAGATTGTCAAGACCTGTGAAGTTCACGGACTCGCTCATATAACAGGAGGAGCCTTTAGAAAGCTAAAAAGACTAAGAAAGGACGTAAAATATGTCATAGATTCCCCGCTTAAACCTCAGGAGATCTTTAGGTTTATTCAGAAGCTCGGAAACGTAGATGAACTTGAGATGTATCGAACTTTCAACATGGGGATGGGTTTCCTTGTCATAGTTCCCGAAGATCAGGTTAGCTGTGTTGAAAAATTCGGGGCAAGGAGGGTTGGCTACATTGAAGAGGGAGAAGGAGTCTTTGTCAAAGATCTCAGACTTGACTGA
- the nth gene encoding endonuclease III: MDLVKLLDLMENEAKKRNAPIFLHNVKLEPWQILIATVLSARTRDEQTSRAVERLFSRVKSLEELADMKAEEIENLIKSVGFYRVKAKRIKEIAELLKNRKFPESMEELLALPGVGRKTANIVLAYMGKPAIAVDTHVHRIANRLGLVNTSKPEQTEEGLKKIFPVELWNRLNSAFVGFGQTLCLPRNPKCNECPVKDFCKSFALRKDF, encoded by the coding sequence ATGGATCTCGTGAAGCTACTCGATCTCATGGAGAATGAGGCAAAGAAAAGAAATGCTCCAATCTTTCTGCACAATGTAAAGCTTGAGCCGTGGCAGATCTTGATCGCAACAGTTTTGAGTGCAAGAACGAGAGACGAGCAAACATCAAGAGCGGTTGAAAGGCTTTTCTCTAGGGTTAAATCGCTCGAAGAGCTTGCAGATATGAAAGCTGAGGAGATCGAGAATCTAATAAAGTCTGTGGGCTTTTACAGAGTCAAAGCAAAGAGAATAAAGGAGATCGCGGAATTGCTTAAAAATAGAAAATTCCCGGAATCCATGGAAGAGCTTTTAGCATTGCCCGGGGTTGGAAGAAAGACCGCAAACATAGTCTTAGCTTACATGGGGAAGCCAGCGATTGCAGTCGACACCCATGTGCACAGAATCGCAAATAGACTTGGGCTTGTCAATACAAGCAAACCTGAGCAAACGGAGGAGGGATTGAAGAAGATCTTCCCAGTAGAGCTCTGGAATAGGTTGAACTCTGCTTTTGTAGGTTTTGGACAGACTTTATGCTTGCCAAGGAATCCAAAGTGCAATGAATGCCCTGTAAAGGATTTTTGTAAGAGTTTTGCTTTGAGAAAAGATTTTTAA
- the xth gene encoding exodeoxyribonuclease III: MKVATFNVNSINSRLHIVIPWLKENKPDFFCMQETKVEDRKFPSADFIRLGYHVVFRGKGGQSGVAIASLKEPLKVSFGLNGEDEDRLIFADFGDLKLINVYVPQGYSIDSEKYVYKLKWLERFYEWIKKFDLSDRILICGDMNVAPEPIDVHSPEKLKNHVCFHEDARKAYKKILDLGFVDLLRKMHPNEKVYSFYDYRVKGAIERGLGWRVDAILATKSLAERCVRCDVDLKPRLAEKPSDHLPMIAEFVE; the protein is encoded by the coding sequence ATGAAGGTTGCAACTTTCAACGTGAATTCCATAAATTCAAGGCTCCACATCGTAATTCCGTGGCTAAAAGAGAACAAGCCAGACTTCTTTTGCATGCAGGAAACAAAGGTTGAGGACAGAAAATTTCCTTCTGCGGATTTTATCAGGCTTGGCTATCATGTCGTTTTTAGGGGCAAGGGAGGGCAGAGCGGAGTTGCAATTGCTTCGCTTAAGGAGCCTCTGAAGGTAAGCTTTGGTTTAAACGGCGAAGATGAGGACAGGCTGATCTTTGCGGATTTCGGAGATCTCAAGCTGATCAACGTCTATGTGCCACAGGGATACAGCATAGATAGCGAGAAATACGTTTACAAGCTCAAATGGCTCGAAAGGTTTTACGAATGGATCAAGAAGTTTGATCTGAGTGATCGAATTCTGATCTGTGGGGACATGAACGTTGCTCCGGAGCCAATAGATGTTCACAGCCCAGAGAAGCTTAAAAACCATGTTTGCTTCCACGAAGACGCAAGGAAAGCTTATAAGAAGATATTAGATCTTGGCTTCGTTGATTTGCTCAGGAAAATGCATCCGAATGAAAAAGTCTACTCATTCTACGATTACCGAGTCAAAGGAGCGATCGAGAGGGGGCTTGGATGGAGAGTCGACGCGATCCTCGCAACAAAAAGTCTTGCAGAGAGATGTGTGCGCTGTGATGTAGATCTAAAACCAAGGCTCGCGGAGAAGCCTTCAGATCACCTACCTATGATAGCTGAATTCGTAGAATGA
- a CDS encoding 3-hydroxyacyl-CoA dehydrogenase NAD-binding domain-containing protein, producing MKIKKVAVLGAGEMGHGIAENCAIAGYEVWIRARRQSSLEEGMKRITDGLFKLEKKGVIKDTNEVLSRIHPTTDLKTAVEDADLLIESIPEVFEQKVEVFAECDKIAKPECIFATNTSTMSITKLAKATKREDRFIGMHFFTPVVIMEIVELTRGEKTSDETLNTCIEFLKTLKKTPIVLNKETPGFIVNRVVAPTSVLRLCIIENGIATPEEVDATYRKAGNVIGLFELWDYLGLDVVCNAMKYYAQNLSPDYEPRYLEKMVKEGKLGKKSGKGFYDWSTRPEIDLSKATDRVDVRDFIFLEINEATKLVELGIADPQTINTAIKLAYGRKKGPFDFAREYSDVEISKRLEELAKRFGKRIFEPAETIRMGKLRELLEQYFK from the coding sequence ATGAAAATTAAAAAGGTAGCAGTTCTTGGAGCAGGGGAAATGGGTCATGGAATTGCAGAAAATTGTGCTATTGCTGGCTATGAAGTTTGGATCAGGGCGAGAAGGCAAAGTTCGTTGGAGGAGGGAATGAAAAGGATTACTGACGGTCTTTTCAAACTGGAGAAAAAAGGTGTTATAAAAGACACAAATGAAGTTCTTTCAAGAATTCACCCAACCACTGATTTGAAAACCGCCGTTGAGGATGCTGATCTGCTCATTGAGTCAATTCCAGAAGTCTTTGAGCAGAAAGTCGAGGTTTTTGCTGAGTGCGATAAGATTGCAAAGCCAGAGTGCATTTTTGCCACCAATACATCGACTATGAGCATAACTAAGCTCGCAAAGGCTACGAAGAGGGAAGACAGGTTCATTGGAATGCATTTCTTCACACCCGTTGTTATCATGGAGATCGTGGAGCTAACAAGGGGAGAAAAGACGAGCGACGAAACTCTAAACACCTGCATTGAATTTCTCAAAACACTAAAGAAAACGCCAATAGTGCTGAACAAAGAGACCCCAGGATTCATTGTGAATCGAGTCGTTGCTCCCACTTCTGTGTTAAGGCTTTGTATCATAGAAAATGGCATTGCAACGCCTGAAGAAGTTGATGCTACATACAGAAAAGCGGGAAACGTGATTGGGCTGTTTGAACTCTGGGATTACCTTGGTTTGGACGTAGTGTGCAATGCGATGAAATACTACGCTCAAAATCTCAGTCCAGATTATGAGCCCAGATATCTCGAGAAAATGGTTAAAGAGGGGAAGCTCGGCAAGAAAAGCGGAAAAGGATTCTATGACTGGAGCACAAGACCAGAAATAGATCTGAGCAAGGCCACTGACAGGGTTGACGTTAGAGACTTCATATTTTTGGAAATAAACGAGGCGACAAAGCTTGTCGAACTCGGAATTGCTGATCCGCAGACAATTAATACAGCAATAAAATTGGCCTATGGAAGAAAAAAGGGTCCTTTTGATTTTGCCAGAGAATATAGCGATGTTGAAATCTCAAAAAGACTTGAAGAACTCGCTAAAAGGTTCGGAAAAAGGATTTTCGAGCCTGCTGAAACGATTAGAATGGGAAAGCTTAGAGAATTGCTTGAACAATACTTTAAATAA
- the ppsA gene encoding pyruvate, water dikinase: MPVLWLSDVDKNDISIVGGKAANLGELMRIEIPVPDGFVVDARTFRDFISRTNLKDKIYNLLRDLNVENTEELNRISEEIRKLIREAKIPEDIDREIKKAYKKLGNGKDVYVAVRSSATAEDLPDASFAGQQDTYLNVKGEDEVVNKVKECWGSLFTPRAIYYRVQKGFRHEDVSIAIVVQKMVNSEKSGVMFTSHPVTGEKKCIIEAVFGLGEAIVGGLVTPDTYVYDRVNKKLLEVKVAEKKFMIVRKNGNERVELGEKGKERVLSDEEIRRLVDLGEIIEEHYGKPQDVEWAIEGEEIYIVQSRPITTIKEVKEEKTGIVDEGTILLKGLGASPGFAVGEVKIVKSEKDISKVKEGNVLVAVMTTPDMVPAMKRASAIVTDEGGMTCHAAIVSRELGVPAVVGTKNATKLLKDGMVVTVDGEKGIVYLGKLEVAKKEEMKPVSASPIITATEVKVNLSLPDAAEKVAKETNADGVGLFRIEHMILSLEKHPMKFIKDGEIDRYIELIYNEMKKVVKAFYPKPVWIRTIDAPTDEFRAMEGGEDEPIEANPMLGFRGIRRDLAEEMHLRAEMRAIKRLIDEGFTNIGIMLPLIVCPEEIRKAKKIAIEEGIPLDKIEFGIMVETPAAALIIEDLIKEGIDFISLGTNDLTQYTLAVDRNNENVAYLYDETHPAVMKLIERTIRICKEHGVKTSICGQAGSYPHVVEKLVEMGIDSVSANPDMVQKIREVVARAERKIILEKLRNLK, from the coding sequence ATGCCAGTGCTCTGGTTGAGCGATGTGGATAAGAACGATATTTCAATCGTTGGAGGTAAAGCAGCAAATCTTGGTGAACTCATGAGAATTGAAATTCCTGTTCCTGATGGCTTTGTAGTCGATGCGAGGACTTTTAGAGATTTTATAAGCCGAACAAATTTAAAAGACAAGATATACAACCTTCTTCGCGATCTGAATGTTGAGAACACAGAAGAACTGAATAGGATTTCTGAGGAAATTCGAAAGTTAATTAGAGAAGCAAAAATCCCCGAGGATATCGATAGAGAAATAAAAAAGGCTTACAAAAAGCTTGGAAATGGAAAAGACGTGTATGTAGCAGTAAGAAGTTCAGCAACTGCAGAAGACTTGCCTGATGCGAGCTTTGCAGGACAACAGGACACTTATCTTAATGTAAAGGGTGAAGATGAAGTTGTTAACAAGGTTAAAGAGTGTTGGGGAAGCCTTTTTACGCCAAGAGCGATCTACTATCGCGTTCAGAAGGGTTTCAGGCATGAAGACGTTAGCATTGCGATTGTAGTTCAGAAAATGGTCAACAGCGAAAAGAGCGGAGTCATGTTCACATCTCATCCTGTAACTGGAGAAAAAAAGTGCATAATAGAAGCTGTATTTGGATTGGGTGAAGCTATAGTCGGAGGACTTGTCACGCCAGACACTTATGTTTACGATAGAGTAAATAAGAAGCTTTTGGAGGTTAAAGTTGCAGAAAAGAAGTTCATGATCGTTAGAAAGAACGGAAATGAAAGAGTAGAACTTGGGGAAAAGGGAAAAGAAAGAGTTTTATCTGACGAAGAAATTAGAAGGCTTGTAGATCTCGGTGAAATAATAGAGGAGCACTATGGAAAGCCGCAGGACGTTGAATGGGCCATTGAGGGAGAGGAAATTTATATAGTCCAATCAAGACCGATAACAACTATAAAGGAGGTAAAGGAAGAAAAGACAGGGATCGTTGACGAGGGCACAATTTTGCTCAAGGGTTTGGGAGCTTCTCCCGGTTTTGCGGTTGGCGAAGTTAAAATTGTAAAAAGCGAGAAAGACATCTCAAAAGTCAAAGAGGGTAATGTTCTCGTCGCTGTAATGACTACTCCTGACATGGTTCCAGCAATGAAAAGAGCTTCCGCGATTGTTACTGACGAAGGAGGGATGACCTGCCATGCTGCAATAGTTTCTAGAGAACTCGGAGTTCCAGCGGTTGTTGGAACTAAAAACGCTACGAAGCTACTTAAGGATGGAATGGTGGTAACTGTCGATGGAGAGAAGGGAATAGTATACTTAGGAAAGCTTGAAGTCGCCAAAAAAGAAGAAATGAAGCCCGTTTCGGCTTCTCCAATCATTACGGCCACAGAAGTCAAAGTAAATCTTTCTTTACCAGACGCAGCAGAAAAGGTAGCAAAGGAAACAAACGCAGATGGTGTGGGTCTTTTCAGAATTGAGCACATGATACTCTCGCTTGAGAAACATCCAATGAAATTTATAAAAGATGGAGAAATTGATAGATACATCGAGCTGATCTACAACGAGATGAAAAAGGTCGTGAAGGCATTCTATCCCAAGCCCGTGTGGATCCGAACAATAGATGCTCCTACAGATGAATTCAGAGCCATGGAAGGCGGAGAGGACGAACCGATTGAGGCCAATCCGATGCTTGGATTCAGAGGAATTCGAAGAGATCTCGCTGAGGAGATGCACTTAAGGGCGGAGATGAGAGCAATAAAGAGATTGATCGATGAAGGGTTTACAAACATAGGTATAATGCTTCCGCTAATCGTATGTCCGGAAGAAATCAGAAAAGCAAAGAAAATTGCAATTGAGGAGGGAATTCCGCTTGACAAAATAGAATTCGGAATCATGGTCGAAACTCCTGCTGCAGCGCTGATCATCGAAGATCTTATTAAAGAGGGCATAGACTTTATAAGCCTCGGAACTAACGATTTAACTCAATACACTCTTGCAGTTGACAGAAACAACGAGAACGTCGCATATCTCTACGATGAGACGCATCCAGCAGTTATGAAGCTCATTGAGAGAACAATAAGAATCTGCAAAGAGCATGGAGTTAAGACGTCGATTTGTGGACAAGCAGGAAGTTATCCGCACGTGGTTGAAAAGCTCGTAGAGATGGGAATCGATAGTGTCTCTGCAAATCCAGATATGGTCCAGAAGATAAGAGAAGTGGTTGCGAGGGCTGAGAGAAAGATAATTCTTGAGAAGCTTCGAAATCTAAAATAA
- a CDS encoding metal ABC transporter permease, with product MDRVLISIILISLLISIAGNLAVFRKASFLIAGVAHSALAGVALSLLLSSLSLNVDYFFLASAFAIAFAILASLFSKFTDIDTGIAISFALSMALAVIFLSAVRSMSAKIWTFLFGELMLVTTEDLAYLTFSALLVIFLFGMLYEKFIFFLFDPESAQASGINIKLLDIILVAIIAVSVVAVIRSVGAILAYSIFVAPSAISKEVSKSVKQSFIIAFGIALLSLLLGISISMLIPISASALSAFIASALYLATYYIKNSLF from the coding sequence ATGGATAGAGTTTTGATTTCGATCATCCTGATTTCATTACTCATCTCTATTGCTGGAAATCTCGCGGTTTTCAGAAAAGCATCTTTTTTAATAGCCGGAGTTGCACATTCAGCACTTGCTGGAGTGGCATTATCTTTGCTTCTCTCATCTTTGAGTTTGAACGTTGATTATTTCTTCCTGGCATCTGCATTTGCAATTGCCTTTGCAATCCTTGCCTCACTATTTTCGAAGTTCACAGATATAGACACAGGAATAGCGATTTCCTTTGCTTTATCCATGGCTTTAGCTGTAATATTTCTTTCAGCAGTTCGCAGTATGTCTGCAAAAATATGGACATTCCTTTTTGGAGAGCTTATGCTTGTAACAACAGAGGATTTAGCTTATCTTACCTTTTCTGCACTATTGGTTATCTTCCTGTTCGGTATGTTGTATGAAAAATTCATATTCTTTCTTTTTGACCCTGAAAGTGCTCAGGCATCCGGGATAAACATAAAGCTCCTTGATATCATCCTTGTTGCGATAATTGCAGTTTCGGTAGTTGCAGTTATAAGATCAGTGGGTGCTATTTTGGCCTACTCGATATTCGTAGCCCCTTCTGCCATTTCAAAAGAAGTTTCCAAGAGTGTAAAACAAAGCTTTATTATAGCCTTTGGAATAGCTCTTCTTTCATTATTGCTCGGTATCTCGATTTCAATGTTAATTCCGATTTCTGCAAGTGCTCTATCTGCTTTTATTGCTTCAGCACTTTATCTCGCAACATATTATATAAAAAATAGTTTATTTTAG
- a CDS encoding metal ABC transporter ATP-binding protein: MAIKAKNLSYSYGKQRVLENLNFEICENEFVAILGPNGAGKTTLLKCILGTLKAEGELRVLDSDPRKDKRILRFVSYVPQRSSLSLDLPLTVEKVLSMRSKELDWKILEDLELVDKLNLLFRELSGGFQQRVLIARALMNKPRIILLDEPFNGIDLVSQEKILEMLENVDATILIVLHNINPVLHTLDRIMLLNREIIAFGKADEVFRKENMLKLYKTEIPLVICEEGFIHPLYGDHHG, from the coding sequence ATGGCGATCAAGGCGAAAAACCTGAGCTATTCCTATGGAAAGCAAAGAGTTCTGGAAAACTTAAACTTCGAGATTTGTGAGAACGAGTTCGTTGCGATCCTTGGCCCAAATGGCGCGGGGAAGACAACTCTTTTGAAGTGTATTCTTGGAACGCTCAAAGCAGAGGGTGAACTTAGGGTTTTAGACTCAGATCCAAGGAAAGATAAGCGAATACTCCGGTTTGTTTCATACGTTCCTCAAAGAAGTTCGTTATCTCTGGATTTACCACTAACTGTCGAAAAAGTTCTATCAATGCGCTCTAAGGAACTTGACTGGAAAATTTTAGAAGATCTGGAGCTTGTGGATAAGCTAAATTTGCTTTTCAGGGAGTTAAGCGGGGGATTTCAGCAGAGGGTTTTAATAGCCAGAGCCCTTATGAACAAGCCAAGAATCATTCTGCTTGACGAACCTTTCAACGGAATTGATCTTGTAAGCCAAGAAAAGATTCTGGAAATGCTCGAAAATGTTGATGCCACAATTTTGATCGTTCTACACAACATAAACCCTGTTTTGCATACATTGGACAGAATAATGCTCCTCAATAGGGAGATAATTGCGTTCGGTAAAGCTGATGAAGTATTTAGAAAAGAAAACATGCTAAAGTTATACAAGACAGAAATTCCTCTTGTAATCTGCGAAGAGGGATTTATTCATCCTTTATACGGTGATCACCATGGATAG
- a CDS encoding zinc ABC transporter substrate-binding protein produces MRKTYTAFLMLLLFLGIGEGKIFVSIPDLEKIAEKISGEDVESILPSAIDPHFFSLSYSEIKKLETSDMVILANSQLIGFEAEIKKICEEKCLDFEDYNATILEFPGVGHNLHAYWLLPENAVKIGFAIKNKLSELHPERASQFTRNYEEFREAVERAQRNAEKIVSKVKDYDFVAMDPHSAYAISALALKVAFVFPEEIPPGGMEIQKLSGLKNCVIVIADYQEGTKIGEIAEEIAKESGCGFTKVNVMSDLDFDVQLLANAVLLANPSFRDSEKNEILYILSLIAVLEAVALVVIWRSRRKT; encoded by the coding sequence ATGCGGAAAACCTATACCGCTTTTCTGATGCTTCTACTATTTCTGGGAATTGGTGAGGGAAAAATTTTTGTTTCAATCCCCGATCTCGAGAAGATAGCGGAGAAGATTTCAGGAGAAGACGTTGAAAGCATTTTACCTTCCGCAATTGATCCGCATTTTTTCTCTCTCAGCTATTCGGAAATTAAAAAATTGGAGACTTCCGATATGGTAATACTTGCGAATTCCCAGTTGATTGGATTTGAAGCAGAAATCAAGAAGATTTGTGAAGAAAAATGCCTCGATTTTGAAGATTACAATGCAACCATTCTCGAATTTCCCGGTGTAGGGCACAATCTGCATGCTTACTGGCTTTTGCCAGAAAATGCAGTGAAAATCGGATTTGCCATAAAGAATAAACTTTCTGAATTACACCCTGAAAGAGCTTCCCAGTTCACCAGAAATTACGAGGAATTTAGAGAAGCGGTTGAGCGTGCACAAAGAAATGCAGAAAAAATAGTCTCGAAAGTTAAGGATTACGACTTTGTAGCTATGGATCCGCACTCCGCATACGCTATTTCTGCCCTTGCCTTGAAGGTCGCATTTGTGTTTCCAGAAGAAATTCCTCCCGGTGGTATGGAAATTCAGAAGCTAAGTGGGCTGAAAAACTGCGTTATAGTTATTGCAGACTACCAGGAGGGAACAAAGATCGGGGAGATTGCTGAGGAGATTGCAAAGGAAAGTGGATGTGGATTCACGAAGGTAAATGTAATGTCGGATCTCGATTTTGATGTTCAGCTTTTGGCAAACGCTGTTCTTCTCGCAAATCCATCCTTCAGAGACTCGGAGAAAAATGAAATTTTGTATATTCTCTCGTTGATAGCTGTTTTAGAAGCGGTAGCTTTGGTGGTGATATGGCGATCAAGGCGAAAAACCTGA
- a CDS encoding metal-dependent transcriptional regulator → METKFIIRTLFTAWENGDIVVGPSYLAEKLEISKSTAQKLLLKLSELGYGIYVEKKGFILTEGGLREGKRIVRKHRLLECLLEDIGIEKTCICEEASKIDLSLGKELERLIEERYGKRERCPCGKPIPLF, encoded by the coding sequence ATGGAAACTAAGTTTATAATTCGAACACTGTTTACTGCTTGGGAAAATGGAGATATTGTCGTTGGACCAAGTTATCTGGCAGAAAAATTGGAAATATCAAAATCAACCGCACAGAAGTTGCTTTTGAAACTTTCTGAGCTTGGGTATGGTATATATGTAGAGAAAAAGGGTTTTATTTTGACTGAGGGGGGCTTGAGAGAGGGAAAAAGGATTGTAAGAAAACACAGACTTTTAGAGTGTCTTCTTGAGGACATAGGTATTGAAAAGACCTGTATTTGTGAAGAAGCTTCAAAAATAGACCTGTCGCTTGGAAAAGAACTTGAAAGACTCATCGAAGAAAGATACGGTAAAAGAGAGAGATGTCCATGCGGAAAACCTATACCGCTTTTCTGA
- a CDS encoding radical SAM protein yields MRVLKPFDPWKSKLCTCGYKLSFNPYTGCAHRCDYCYATYIPRFWEVREKKDLLRNLRKDLEELKGNEVISMSNSSDPYPPIEKEKMITRECLKLFREFDANVLIVTKSDLVIRDLDILSEMNAVVSMTITGCDQLEKFAPPTERRIVAFKEISEFLPVVLRFDPIIPFLNENRLELIEICEPEHVVTSTLKLRRDSFNRIAKTLPWLAEGLRRLYFEEGEKLGGYWFLKKDLRLEILRKIEDFCESLGISCGFCREGFEFKAKSCDGKHLLRIF; encoded by the coding sequence ATGAGAGTCCTCAAACCCTTCGACCCTTGGAAATCTAAACTCTGCACCTGTGGCTACAAGCTATCCTTCAACCCCTACACGGGCTGTGCTCATCGCTGTGATTACTGCTATGCAACCTATATTCCAAGGTTTTGGGAAGTGAGAGAGAAAAAGGATCTTCTCCGAAATCTGAGGAAAGATCTTGAAGAGCTGAAGGGAAATGAAGTCATCTCGATGTCGAACAGTTCTGATCCTTATCCACCAATCGAGAAAGAGAAGATGATAACAAGAGAATGTCTGAAATTGTTTAGAGAATTTGACGCTAATGTTCTGATTGTTACAAAAAGCGACTTAGTCATTCGGGATCTTGACATCTTGTCTGAAATGAATGCAGTTGTTAGTATGACCATTACGGGCTGTGATCAACTCGAGAAATTCGCTCCTCCAACTGAGAGGAGAATCGTAGCATTCAAAGAGATTTCGGAATTTTTGCCTGTGGTGCTAAGATTTGATCCTATTATTCCGTTTCTGAACGAAAACAGGCTTGAATTGATCGAAATCTGCGAACCTGAACATGTAGTTACTTCAACGCTTAAGCTAAGACGCGATTCTTTTAACAGAATTGCAAAAACCCTTCCATGGCTGGCTGAGGGGCTAAGAAGGCTTTACTTTGAAGAAGGTGAAAAGTTGGGAGGATATTGGTTTCTCAAAAAAGATCTGCGTTTAGAGATTCTCAGGAAAATTGAAGATTTTTGTGAATCTCTTGGGATAAGCTGTGGATTCTGCAGAGAGGGTTTTGAGTTCAAGGCTAAAAGTTGTGATGGAAAGCATTTGCTGAGAATATTTTGA